The stretch of DNA CGTAAGAGAAGTCAACCCCAAGTTTGTGAACATAAAACATTGCCACGGCTAATCGTCTTGCTACTGCCGAACAGGCTTTTTTCCAACCGCCTTTCAAATTGCGACGATATATGCCGTAACCCCACTGACCGAGTGGCTCATTGTGCTTTTGAATTAGGGCACTGGCACATTTAACCAAGGCATAATGGATTTCTTGATTTCCCTTTCGTCTGGTTTGGGCTGTGACCTTACCGGCAGATACCTTTAAAGAAGGGTCACATCCGCAATAAGCGGCAACTTGTTTGGCAGTTTTAAATCTGGTAGGCGTAACAATTTGGGAAAGCCAAATAAGTGTAGTTATTTCGCCGATACCAGGGATGGTTAAAAAATGTGCAAACAGCTTTTTGCCGGAAATAGTCCGCCCTTTTCCAATTTCCCAGTTAATTGCTTTTGCAAGCTTTAAAGCCTGTTTGGTATATTCGTGTGCTTTTTCCTTATGGGTATCATAGTCAGCATACATGCTCTTGATGACGCTTTTGACCTCATCAGGAAAACCATCAGGGCAGATATAATCACTGGGGATAAAGTGGCCGTCGCACATATCCTCAATTAACGCTCGGCTTTTGATACTGGTTACGCTATCGATGCTTCCCAGTGTATGGCCGAAACGAAGGATATAGTTATTAATGCGATTGGCAATAGATGTTGCCATTTGCTGGTGAAACTGTCGTTGACGCATTATAATGCGCAATTCCTGTATCTTGTCGCTGATGACAAAGCTTTCTGGCCATAGTCCTGTCATGTTTTGATAAGCAAGAAGTTTTGCATCAAGCTTGTCAGTCTTGCGGCGACTTGGGCTAGCTAGAAGCGGGTTAACTACCGAAGGTGTACCGCCAAAGGCTTTAAGAACAGGAAGATGATAAGTACCTGTACTTTCGATACTGTAGTGCAGTGGCTCAATATTTAAGACAGTAGGAACTGATTTTGTGCGGATGACATCTACAACCCAGTTTCTGGCCTCTTTTAATGCCTTCCATGATGTGGGAAAATCACGTTCGTACTTAATTACGTTATAACCTTCTTTTACTAAAACGCATACGGCTATAAATTTAGAATGAGTGTCAATACCCACACCGTAATCCTTTAAAGCTTGAATTGGTTCTCTGTTACCCCATTCGCTGTCAATGATGCTTTCAGTCAGCATAATATCCCAACCTTTCTGCTGAAATTAGGCATGATTAATACTGGGTTTCAATACACACAAAACTTGTGTGCACTCAAATCCAGCATTAAAACCGTCCACGTAGCACTGCACCTAACATAAAATAGCGGCTAAAGCCTATTACTGTACTAATATTGTCAAAGGGACAATATTGAACAACTCTCCCATTCGTGCTAAAAACTACATGACGTTATCGTCTTGTCCCAGCCACCAACCTCCTACAGGGCGCTCAAGGCGCCATGGAAAACGCCGTGGTCTGATAAGCTCATCTTAAGATGCGCTTATTTCCGCCATTTAGCGTACTAAATGGCAGCATAAACACACCTTAACACACCTTAGCCTTAGTCTTTAATGTCATAAAACGCAGTCCAATGAAAATTTAAAGCGTTAGCAATTCTTTTGGCTACAGCGATACTTGGATTGCGAAAACCAGTTTCAATGTTGCAATAATGATTTTGAGAAATGGAAGCCTGGATAGCGACTTGTTTCTGCGACAGTCCGCTTTTTTTGCGAAGTTGGATCAGCCAATGACGCACGTTCATCACCGCCCGAAATCTAATCTCGTAACGTAACATTCAATCATAACGGATTTTTCAACGGGTGATGAAAAAAGACCTTTCATTTATTGAAAGGCCAGAAAGGAAGTAAAAAAATTGCATAAAAAAATAGAGGGCTAATGTTTTTGTTGGCTCTCATGGGAGGAAAATCAAGCCCGCCAGCAGGGTAAAGTAAGGAAGAGTCTGATGTTCGTTAAATTCGTGAACCATGAGTAGTGCAATATCGGTCGCGGCCAATATGAAAACCACTGTTGTAAGAAGCCTGTACACTCTCGCCGACCTCGCCGCCATGCGTCAATTTTTGACATAATATTAAACATAATGTTAATTCGTCAGATGAATCACCTTATCCTTTCTGCTCTGAATCTAGCGGTATCATGTTGCGGCGGCGCGCAGCCCGCTATGGCTTAGCTACGTTGTGCATAGCCGGCGGCCAGGGCAGCGCCGTGATTATCGAAAACCTTGCCGTCTGAGGCATCGGCTAATTTGCCAACATATGCAAAGGGCACGTTGCCACATAGGCTTAGTGCCCTTTTTTTCACAGTTCGTCACAAGAACGGTTATTGTAAAAAATATCGCTTTCCTACATTAAATAAGTCAATTTTTTAAATAAGTCAAGCATGACCCCCTGTCTTTTTCAATCTTGCCCGCACTGCCCGCACGATTTCCCGGGCGAACGGCCCCAGGTCATCGTCGGCGTAGGCCTTGAGAATGCCGGCGGCCACCTGGCGAACGGCGCTTTTGATAATCACTGGATCGGTAATGCCTTTCTGGCGGAGCTGTTCTTCCAGCATAACTCCCGCTTCGAGGGCTCTTTCGCCGGCCGCGGTATTGATGAAGGTCACCAAATCGGCTTTGCCGACCAACAGCGTCCCTACCGGTTCAAAAATCTGCCGCGCCAGCGGCACCAGTTCCGGCGGCCGATCATTGATGATGATCACCGGATCTTGGCCCAGGGCCATTTCACCGGCATGGCCGACAAACTTGACGCCGATGCAGCGAATGTGTTTGGCCGCCGTTTCCTCCAGCACGTGCTGGGCTACATTGGTGGCTATATTGATGACGTTGAGGTCTTTCTTTATGCTGTTAAATTCCTTGATGCAGCTGATGACCTCCCGATCGGGCACCGCCAAAATAACCGTTCCCAGATCGGCCAGTTCGCCCATCTCATCCACCGTCGCGACGCCGAGTTCGGCCCGCACGGCCTGCAGCCGCTCGGTGTTATGGTCAAAAAGGCGCAGCTCCACATGCTTGGCCAATCTGGCGGCCAGCACCTTGCCCATCCTACCTACGCCGACTAACCCAATCCGCACGTTTTCACCACCTACGACAGCTTTTTTAACCTGGGTTTAACCACTGATGTTTAACCGTAGAGATATTCATGCCAATAAATCGGCATCGCAAACCCAGGAAAACCGGTATTGAACCGCGGAGAACACGGAGCGTGCGATATACATCGCACTTTAGATTTTTAAATAATTTCTCCGCGTCCTCAGCGGTTCAATATATAACCTTCCGCGACAATAGTCGCGCGCGTATCCCTTCGCGTTCTTCGCGCACTTCGCGGTTTTTCCCTCCCCCTACCCCGACGCTTTAATATATTCGGCAACGCGCTTGCCGGTGACAGGGGCCAGGGCGATGCCGTCGCCTTCGTGCCCGGCGGCCATGATGAGACCGGGAAGTTCGGGCAGCGGCCCTAAAATCGGCAGCCCGGTAGGCGTATGGGGACGAAGACCGGCAAAGGAGCGGATGATATTAACCCCCGCAAGCGCGGGCAAAATCCGGGTCACATGGCTGGCCACCGCTGCTAAGCCCTCAAGCGTTGTCCGGCGGTCAAAGCCGACAAACTCGCGCGTGCTGCCGAGCAGCAGGCCGCCGGTAGCCGCCTGCTCCACCGCCAGCCCCACGCCCAGCCGGTGGTGGCGGCTTCTCTGGTCAAGATCCTGGGGCCGGTATTTGGCCGTGAGGTAGCAGGCGCACAAGAGCACATGGCTAAGCATGGGCGGCAGCGGCTCGCTGACCAGGATTTGGCCGCGCCGCGGCGTGATGGGCAGATCCACGCCGTAGGGCTTTACCAGCGCCGGCGCCCACACCCCGGCCGCGTTAACCACCACATCGGCGGACAATCGTTCTCCCTTGGCCGTTATCACGCCGCGCACCCGCCCCTGCTCAACGATAAGCCCGGCCGCTTCCACGCCGCTATGAATCGCCGCCCCCAACCGCCGCGCCGCCTGGCTGAAGCCCTGGGCCACCAGGATGGGATTGACCTGGGCATCAACCGGCGAAAAAGTCGCCCCCCACAAATCGGCGGCTAGGAGCGGCTCGCGCCGGCGGGCCTCGCCAATAGGCAACATCTCCACGGCCAGGCCGGCGGTGCGCTGTTTGGCGACAACCTCGGCCATCAGTCCGGCCTGGATCTCATCCTCAATAACAATCATGCCGCCGCAGGGCCGATATTCCAAATCAAATTCTAATTCTTCACTCAACGTGCGGTACAAGGCGGCGCTTTCCAGCGCCAGCGCCAGGTGCGGCCCGACTGTTTTCGACTGCATGATGATAAAGCCGTCGCACGCCCCCGAAGTGCCGCCGGCGATCGTTTCCCGTTCCAGGAGCGTCACCTTGTGGCCCGCTTTGGCGGCATAATAAGCGCAGGCCGTGCCGATTACGCCGCCGCCAATCACGACAACATTTGCGCGGCTAGTCATCAGCCTCACCTCCCGTGAGCGCGCCGAGCGGCAGCGTCCGCACCGGCGGCCGCGTCGTAGCCGGCAGAATGTCGGCTACCGTTTGCCCCGTCTCTTCGGCGATGATGCGGCTGACCAGCCGCCGGCACGTCCGCCCCTGACACAGGCCCATACCGGTGCGCGTGCGGAGTTTGACCGCCGCTACCGTGCGGGCGCCGTCCCGCACCGCCTGGCGCACTTCCTGTTCGGTCACCTCGTTGCAGCGGCACACCAACACCTCGTCTTTTTCCATCCGGCGCAAATTGCGCACATCATGCACATACGCCTTCGGCACGGCCAGGGTAATCACCGTCGTGCCGTCATTACGGGGCGACCGGTCGACCTTCACCACCCGCCCCTGGCAAACCGGTCTGCCGCTCCGGTCAAGGCCGCGTACCAACTCACCCTCGTCCGGCAGGGGCAGATATTCATAAGGCATGGTAATCAGCGCCTCGTCCGCGCTATAGGCGGCATTGACGACAAAGATGGCCAGGCCGGGGCAGCGGCTGACGCACACGCCGCAGCCCTTGCATTTTTCCTGATCGAGGACCGGCAAAGCGGTAATATCGCCGCCGACGGTAATCGCCCCGAACGGACAGGCCTTCTCACAAGGGTTGCAGGGAATTTCCTGCACGCACTCGATGACCGCCACCGGACCACGCGCCAGGCGGTCGGCGGCAGGCAGCACCCGCTTCAGCTCCGCGGCGCTCAGCATCCCCGTATATTTTACTCCGTCCATGCCACGGCCGCCTCCTTCCACCGGGCGATAATCTCGGCTTTCGCCGTCCGCCGTGCCAGCCCGAACGGACCTAAGCGCAGCGCGTCAATGCGCCGGCGCACCGCATCCTTGGCGGCTTCGGCTGCCGTTTCGTCGGTCAGGCCCAGCGCCTGGGCCACGGCGATGCCGGCCAGGCGCCCTTCCTCCATCGCCGTGCTGGCTTCCTCCACGCCGGTAATATCGCCGGCGACATAGAGCCAGTCGAGCGAGGTCCGCATGTTGTCATCATGGAGCGGCACATGTCCGCCCAGGCGGGGTGAAAAATGGAATTGACAGCCGGCCATCCAGGCCAGCTCGGCCAGCGGGGTCAGCCCTACCGCCAGCCCGACCGTGTCCACGGCCAAGACTCTCTCACTGCCGGGGATAATGCGGCCTTGTTCGTCCAGCCGGCCCAGCGCGACGCCGGCGACCTCCTCGTCCCCAAAGGCGCGGGTAATGGTCGTCCCGACCAGGATCGGCACCCCGGCTCGGCGGATTTTGGCGGCATGAACCCCGTAGCCGCCAATCTGGGGCATGGCCTCCACCACGGCGACTACTTGGGCGCCGGCCTGCAGCAGTTGGTAGGCGACAATCAGGCCCACATTGCCGGAGCCGAGCATGATCACTCGCCTGCCGGGCAGCACGCGATGGACATTGATCATGGTCTGAATGGCGCCGGCGCCCATGACGCCAGGCAGCGTCGAGCCGGGAAAGGCCACGGCGTTTTCCGACGCCCCGGTGGCGAGGATGATTTTCGCTGCCGAAACTACCACCCGTTCCCCGCGGCGCAAAACGGCCGCCTGCCGGTCAAACAGGCCCCAGACCACGCTGTCCAGCCACACTTCGACGCCGCATGCCGCCGCCTCGGCCAGCAGCGTTTCGCCGATAACGTAGCCGCGTACACCGGCTTTATGCTCATGGGAGCCAAAAAATTTGTGGATCTGCTTAAACAGCTGCCCGCCGGGGCGGCTGTTTTCATCAATCACCAAGGTGCGGGCGCCCCGTTTGGCCGCCTCAATGCCGGCGGCCAGCCCCGCCGGCCCGGCGCCGACTACCACGACATCAAATTGGGCCATCGCCGCCCTCCTCCCTACAGTTCGAAGTAATAACCATGCCGGCCCGCACCGGTGTGACGCAGGTGCGGACGTTCGGCACCCCGTCCACCGTCATGATGCAGTCGGTGCAGCGGCCGATCCCGCAAAACAAGCCCCGCGGCTCGTGCCGTTTCGGCGTCCGGCGGAAAAAGCGGCGGCCATGGGCCAAAAGGGCGGCGGCGATGGGCTCGCCTTCCACCGCCAGCAGCTGCTCGCCGTCTACGGTGATTGTCACCAGGCGGCCGGCCTGACGGTCGCCCAGTACCGGATGATGATCTATGCGCATTGGCTATTCCCCCAAATAGGCGCGGCGCACCTCATCATTATCGGCCAGGTCGGCGGCGCTGCCGGTCAAAACGACGCTCCCGGTTTCCAGCACATAGCCGCGGTCGGCTATCGACAGTGCCATCCGCGCGTTTTGTTCCACCAGTAAAATAGTCGTACCCATACTGTTGATGTCCAAAATGGTCTGGAAAATTTGCCGCACCAAAAGCGGCGCCAGGCCCATCGACGGCTCGTCTAGCAGCAGCAGTTTGGGGCGGCTCATCAGGCCCCGGCCCATGGCCAGCATTTGCTGCTCGCCGCCGGACAGCGTTCCCGCCGCCTGATGCCGCCGCTCGGCCAGCCGGGGAAACATCTCATAGACTTTGGCCAGGTCCCGCTGCACATCCTTGTCTTGGCGCGAGTACGCGCCGAGAATAAGGTTGTCGGCCACGCTGAGGCGGGGAAAGACCCGCCGCCCCTCAGGCACGAGGGCGATCCCGCGCCGCACGATGCCGGCCGTGGACGCACTCGTGATGTCGTCGTCCTGAAAGCGGATGGTGCCGGTGCGGCTGCGCAGCAGCCCGACAATGGTCTTAAGAATGGTGGTTTTGCCGGCGCCGTTGGCGCCGATAATGGTGACGATTTCGCCTTCTTCGACCGTCAGGCTGATGTCGCGGATGGCATGGATATTGCCGTAATAAACATTAATGCCGTCGATGCTTAACAAGCGAATCCACCTCCGGTCCAATGTAGGCTTCGACAACCTTGGGGTTATGACGCACTTCGTGCGGCCGGCCTTCGGCAATTTTTTCACCATGGTCGAACACGACGACCCGCTCGGCAATA from Sporolituus thermophilus DSM 23256 encodes:
- a CDS encoding NAD(P)/FAD-dependent oxidoreductase → MAQFDVVVVGAGPAGLAAGIEAAKRGARTLVIDENSRPGGQLFKQIHKFFGSHEHKAGVRGYVIGETLLAEAAACGVEVWLDSVVWGLFDRQAAVLRRGERVVVSAAKIILATGASENAVAFPGSTLPGVMGAGAIQTMINVHRVLPGRRVIMLGSGNVGLIVAYQLLQAGAQVVAVVEAMPQIGGYGVHAAKIRRAGVPILVGTTITRAFGDEEVAGVALGRLDEQGRIIPGSERVLAVDTVGLAVGLTPLAELAWMAGCQFHFSPRLGGHVPLHDDNMRTSLDWLYVAGDITGVEEASTAMEEGRLAGIAVAQALGLTDETAAEAAKDAVRRRIDALRLGPFGLARRTAKAEIIARWKEAAVAWTE
- a CDS encoding IS110 family transposase, whose amino-acid sequence is MLTESIIDSEWGNREPIQALKDYGVGIDTHSKFIAVCVLVKEGYNVIKYERDFPTSWKALKEARNWVVDVIRTKSVPTVLNIEPLHYSIESTGTYHLPVLKAFGGTPSVVNPLLASPSRRKTDKLDAKLLAYQNMTGLWPESFVISDKIQELRIIMRQRQFHQQMATSIANRINNYILRFGHTLGSIDSVTSIKSRALIEDMCDGHFIPSDYICPDGFPDEVKSVIKSMYADYDTHKEKAHEYTKQALKLAKAINWEIGKGRTISGKKLFAHFLTIPGIGEITTLIWLSQIVTPTRFKTAKQVAAYCGCDPSLKVSAGKVTAQTRRKGNQEIHYALVKCASALIQKHNEPLGQWGYGIYRRNLKGGWKKACSAVARRLAVAMFYVHKLGVDFSY
- a CDS encoding ABC transporter ATP-binding protein; translation: MLSIDGINVYYGNIHAIRDISLTVEEGEIVTIIGANGAGKTTILKTIVGLLRSRTGTIRFQDDDITSASTAGIVRRGIALVPEGRRVFPRLSVADNLILGAYSRQDKDVQRDLAKVYEMFPRLAERRHQAAGTLSGGEQQMLAMGRGLMSRPKLLLLDEPSMGLAPLLVRQIFQTILDINSMGTTILLVEQNARMALSIADRGYVLETGSVVLTGSAADLADNDEVRRAYLGE
- a CDS encoding (2Fe-2S)-binding protein, yielding MDGVKYTGMLSAAELKRVLPAADRLARGPVAVIECVQEIPCNPCEKACPFGAITVGGDITALPVLDQEKCKGCGVCVSRCPGLAIFVVNAAYSADEALITMPYEYLPLPDEGELVRGLDRSGRPVCQGRVVKVDRSPRNDGTTVITLAVPKAYVHDVRNLRRMEKDEVLVCRCNEVTEQEVRQAVRDGARTVAAVKLRTRTGMGLCQGRTCRRLVSRIIAEETGQTVADILPATTRPPVRTLPLGALTGGEADD
- a CDS encoding (2Fe-2S)-binding protein, producing MRIDHHPVLGDRQAGRLVTITVDGEQLLAVEGEPIAAALLAHGRRFFRRTPKRHEPRGLFCGIGRCTDCIMTVDGVPNVRTCVTPVRAGMVITSNCREEGGDGPI
- a CDS encoding NAD(P)-binding domain-containing protein, with protein sequence MRIGLVGVGRMGKVLAARLAKHVELRLFDHNTERLQAVRAELGVATVDEMGELADLGTVILAVPDREVISCIKEFNSIKKDLNVINIATNVAQHVLEETAAKHIRCIGVKFVGHAGEMALGQDPVIIINDRPPELVPLARQIFEPVGTLLVGKADLVTFINTAAGERALEAGVMLEEQLRQKGITDPVIIKSAVRQVAAGILKAYADDDLGPFAREIVRAVRARLKKTGGHA
- a CDS encoding NAD(P)/FAD-dependent oxidoreductase, with protein sequence MTSRANVVVIGGGVIGTACAYYAAKAGHKVTLLERETIAGGTSGACDGFIIMQSKTVGPHLALALESAALYRTLSEELEFDLEYRPCGGMIVIEDEIQAGLMAEVVAKQRTAGLAVEMLPIGEARRREPLLAADLWGATFSPVDAQVNPILVAQGFSQAARRLGAAIHSGVEAAGLIVEQGRVRGVITAKGERLSADVVVNAAGVWAPALVKPYGVDLPITPRRGQILVSEPLPPMLSHVLLCACYLTAKYRPQDLDQRSRHHRLGVGLAVEQAATGGLLLGSTREFVGFDRRTTLEGLAAVASHVTRILPALAGVNIIRSFAGLRPHTPTGLPILGPLPELPGLIMAAGHEGDGIALAPVTGKRVAEYIKASG
- a CDS encoding helix-turn-helix transcriptional regulator; amino-acid sequence: MRHWLIQLRKKSGLSQKQVAIQASISQNHYCNIETGFRNPSIAVAKRIANALNFHWTAFYDIKD